One window of Streptomyces sp. NBC_00273 genomic DNA carries:
- a CDS encoding DUF397 domain-containing protein, producing the protein MAIRQGATTNWIKSSYSANGACVEVKSPVMEAIAVRDSKAQDGPSLTFTPGSWTSFVADVTEGRLGRLA; encoded by the coding sequence ATGGCTATTCGCCAGGGCGCCACGACCAACTGGATCAAGTCCTCCTACTCCGCCAACGGCGCCTGCGTCGAGGTCAAGTCCCCTGTCATGGAGGCCATCGCCGTCCGCGACTCGAAGGCGCAGGACGGACCGTCCCTCACCTTCACCCCCGGCTCCTGGACCTCGTTCGTCGCCGACGTCACCGAGGGCCGGCTGGGACGCCTCGCCTGA
- a CDS encoding helix-turn-helix domain-containing protein: MASNVNPTVRRRRLGMELRKLREDKGMTAEQVAERLLVSQSKISRLENGRRSISQRDVRDLCDVYEVEDRRLIDSLMQMAKDSRQQGWWHAFGDIPYSVYIGLETDAASLRTYEPLVIPGLLQTTEYAQSLVRGAWPETAPADVDKRVQVRMHRQKRLSETDNNNPDLGPLRLWAVIDEAALRRRVGDAQLMIRQLEYLIEQSEQPHVTVQVMPFELGAHPGVNGQYAILEFPDASDSTVVYIEGVTSDLYLEKANDVQKYSVMYEHLRAQALNVDQTRDFISGIINEYADKGA, translated from the coding sequence GTGGCGTCCAATGTCAATCCCACCGTCCGACGCCGCCGACTGGGCATGGAGTTGCGCAAGCTCCGCGAGGACAAGGGCATGACGGCCGAACAGGTCGCCGAGCGCCTGCTCGTCTCCCAGTCGAAGATCAGCCGACTGGAGAACGGCCGCCGATCCATCAGTCAGCGCGACGTCCGCGACCTGTGCGACGTCTACGAGGTCGAGGACCGCCGCCTCATCGACTCGCTCATGCAGATGGCCAAGGATTCCCGCCAGCAGGGCTGGTGGCACGCCTTCGGCGACATCCCGTACAGCGTCTACATCGGCCTGGAGACGGACGCCGCCAGCCTTCGTACCTACGAGCCCCTGGTGATCCCGGGGCTGCTCCAGACGACGGAGTACGCACAGTCGCTCGTCCGTGGCGCGTGGCCGGAGACCGCCCCGGCCGACGTCGACAAGCGCGTCCAGGTCCGGATGCACCGCCAGAAGCGGCTCTCCGAGACGGACAACAACAACCCCGACCTCGGTCCGCTGCGCCTGTGGGCGGTGATCGACGAGGCCGCGCTGCGCCGGCGCGTGGGCGACGCCCAGCTGATGATCAGGCAGCTCGAATACTTGATAGAGCAGTCGGAGCAGCCCCACGTCACGGTGCAGGTGATGCCCTTCGAGCTGGGCGCGCACCCCGGCGTGAACGGCCAGTACGCGATCCTGGAGTTCCCGGACGCGTCCGATTCGACCGTCGTCTACATCGAGGGCGTGACGAGCGACCTGTACCTGGAGAAGGCCAACGACGTCCAGAAGTACAGCGTGATGTACGAGCACCTGCGCGCACAGGCGCTCAATGTCGACCAGACCCGCGACTTCATCTCGGGGATCATCAACGAATATGCCGACAAGGGCGCTTAA
- a CDS encoding GOLPH3/VPS74 family protein — protein sequence MGRSRRTIPEELLLLALDPATGTTAQPQSLDLGLAGAQLVELALAGRIAPDGDRIAVVMPRPTGDPTLDSALELLRRRGSPVRAVHWIGGPRLGLRQIYLAHLERCGMVHAVAGQMCGVLPTTRYQATDTEISREIRARLDSAIRTGVPPDPRTAALAALAHAVGLGKHLYPGNEGRSSRSRLRDLIRHDPMGGLVAHAVMDVQNGVAAQPRRDRAPAPPARATASSVPLQPRRTGAMARAAAH from the coding sequence ATGGGCAGGAGCCGCAGAACAATTCCGGAGGAGCTTCTGCTGCTCGCCTTGGACCCGGCCACGGGTACCACGGCGCAGCCGCAGTCGCTCGACCTCGGCCTGGCCGGGGCACAGCTAGTGGAGCTGGCTCTGGCAGGACGGATAGCCCCTGATGGGGATCGTATCGCCGTGGTGATGCCACGGCCGACAGGAGATCCGACTCTGGACTCCGCACTGGAACTGCTGCGCAGGCGCGGCAGCCCGGTACGGGCCGTCCACTGGATCGGCGGACCCCGACTGGGGCTCCGTCAGATTTACCTCGCTCATCTGGAGCGCTGCGGCATGGTCCATGCCGTCGCGGGACAGATGTGCGGAGTGCTTCCGACGACTCGCTACCAGGCGACGGACACGGAGATCAGCCGGGAGATCCGAGCCCGGCTCGACAGTGCGATCCGCACCGGCGTACCGCCGGACCCGCGGACCGCGGCGCTCGCCGCACTGGCCCACGCGGTCGGACTCGGCAAGCACCTGTACCCCGGCAACGAGGGTCGGTCGTCCAGGTCCCGACTGCGGGACCTGATCCGGCACGACCCGATGGGCGGACTCGTGGCGCATGCCGTGATGGACGTCCAGAACGGTGTGGCCGCACAGCCACGCCGTGACCGCGCACCCGCACCGCCGGCCCGGGCCACGGCGAGCAGCGTTCCGCTGCAGCCGCGCCGGACGGGCGCGATGGCCCGCGCGGCCGCGCACTGA
- a CDS encoding D-alanyl-D-alanine carboxypeptidase family protein translates to MAGESPDKSVDAGAPGAAESSAERDPRLSVFRPRDPESGAAARAGVDVDVDVQADADADAEVGAGAESGSVGQPGSGAKSGAESGAGVESESGPGSGAESGGGAKSGSGAKSGAESGVAVESESGSGSGAESGGGAKSGAGAKSGAESGSGAQSGAGERDPLRDAVAAWVASADDADDDATDAAATGEAEGSGSADDEASADEPDAVGSGTPDADAEVPESDPDPESDSVSKASAAPAASTPVVESKPAAQQPKAEEPADSERTAVFRAFQPAKPKPAVEQPKAEEPADSERTAVFRAFKADSVSAPAAEPSKPAAVKPVVDEPADSERTAVFRAVKPASASAPAPAAEPKPAAAPEKPADSERTAVFRVPKVDAAEAAAPKPAPAKPAAARPTLAKQTAAEPATKPAEAKPAAAKPAEAKPAAETPKGSTFVPLRPEGTAPTSAPAPAPTSAPSAGQRPKVPVPPAVARLDHSERTTQQPLPPKPPLDMLADLTNNPPPPPSPMRTAIRRVKIYAPLVALLVVILAVVQLVRPLPEPKLVMTGKSSYTFEGAKPQLPWPSEGQAYMAAAGLGTLGQSGEQKPVPIASVTKSMTAYIILRDHPIKKGEQGAMIDVDKTAETEGKKNNSTDNESTLDTVKEGDKISEYDAIAALMIPSANNIARLLARWDSGSQEAFVKKMNDTAKELGMTNTTYTDPSGLDATTVSTAEDQVKLGLKLVEIETLLDITKKPNWVDPSGKNWRNWNGLTGPTGALGIKTGTTTKAGGNLLFAAQKKVGNTNQLIVGAVLGQHKPAIIDTVLAASKELMLATQKALDGATAVKKGQVVGYVDDGLGGRTPVVATADVQAVGWASLTVDIKLADGGGKLPQTAKAGTEVGVLTVGEGASQVKVPVALKSDLAAPGIGSKLTRVG, encoded by the coding sequence GTGGCGGGCGAGTCCCCCGACAAGTCGGTAGATGCAGGAGCGCCGGGGGCGGCGGAGTCGTCCGCGGAGCGTGATCCGAGGCTGTCCGTGTTCCGGCCGCGCGATCCCGAGAGCGGCGCGGCCGCCCGTGCCGGTGTCGACGTCGACGTCGATGTCCAGGCCGATGCGGATGCGGATGCCGAGGTCGGCGCCGGAGCCGAGTCCGGGTCTGTAGGCCAGCCCGGGTCCGGGGCCAAGTCCGGAGCCGAGTCCGGGGCCGGAGTCGAGTCCGAGTCCGGTCCCGGGTCTGGGGCCGAGTCCGGGGGCGGGGCCAAGTCCGGGTCCGGGGCCAAGTCTGGGGCCGAGTCCGGGGTCGCAGTCGAGTCCGAGTCCGGTTCCGGGTCTGGGGCCGAGTCCGGGGGCGGGGCCAAGTCCGGGGCCGGGGCCAAGTCTGGAGCCGAGTCCGGGTCCGGGGCTCAGTCCGGGGCCGGCGAGCGGGACCCGCTGCGGGATGCCGTGGCGGCATGGGTCGCCTCCGCCGACGACGCCGATGACGATGCCACCGACGCTGCCGCAACGGGCGAAGCTGAAGGTTCCGGTTCGGCGGACGACGAGGCGAGCGCGGACGAGCCCGACGCCGTCGGGTCCGGCACGCCGGATGCCGATGCGGAAGTGCCGGAGTCCGATCCCGACCCCGAATCCGATTCCGTTTCCAAGGCCTCCGCTGCCCCCGCTGCTTCCACTCCGGTCGTCGAGTCGAAGCCCGCGGCCCAGCAGCCGAAGGCGGAGGAGCCCGCGGACAGCGAGCGCACCGCCGTCTTCCGTGCCTTCCAGCCCGCCAAGCCGAAGCCCGCAGTCGAGCAGCCGAAGGCCGAAGAGCCCGCGGACAGTGAGCGCACTGCCGTGTTCCGCGCCTTCAAGGCCGATTCCGTTTCGGCTCCTGCCGCGGAGCCGTCGAAGCCCGCGGCCGTGAAGCCGGTCGTCGACGAGCCCGCGGACAGTGAGCGCACCGCGGTGTTCCGTGCCGTGAAGCCCGCCTCCGCTTCTGCTCCTGCTCCGGCCGCTGAGCCGAAGCCGGCCGCAGCGCCCGAGAAGCCCGCGGACAGCGAGCGCACCGCCGTCTTCCGCGTCCCGAAGGTGGACGCGGCCGAGGCGGCGGCCCCGAAGCCGGCCCCCGCCAAGCCCGCTGCCGCGAGGCCGACCCTGGCCAAGCAGACCGCGGCCGAGCCCGCCACCAAGCCGGCCGAGGCCAAGCCCGCGGCTGCCAAGCCCGCCGAGGCCAAGCCCGCGGCCGAGACGCCCAAGGGCAGCACCTTCGTGCCGCTGCGTCCGGAGGGCACCGCGCCCACGTCCGCGCCCGCGCCGGCGCCCACGTCCGCGCCCTCGGCCGGGCAGCGGCCGAAGGTTCCGGTGCCGCCCGCCGTCGCGCGGCTCGACCACTCCGAGCGGACCACGCAGCAGCCGCTGCCGCCCAAGCCGCCGCTCGACATGCTGGCGGACCTCACGAACAACCCGCCCCCGCCGCCGAGCCCGATGCGCACCGCCATCCGGCGGGTCAAGATCTACGCGCCGCTCGTCGCGCTCCTGGTGGTCATCCTGGCCGTCGTGCAGCTGGTGCGCCCGCTGCCGGAGCCAAAGCTCGTCATGACCGGCAAGTCCTCGTACACCTTCGAGGGTGCCAAGCCCCAGCTGCCGTGGCCCTCCGAGGGACAGGCGTACATGGCGGCCGCCGGTCTCGGCACGCTCGGCCAGTCCGGCGAGCAGAAGCCCGTGCCGATCGCGAGCGTCACCAAGTCGATGACGGCGTACATCATCCTGCGCGACCACCCCATCAAGAAGGGTGAGCAGGGCGCGATGATCGACGTCGACAAGACGGCCGAGACCGAGGGCAAGAAGAACAACTCGACCGACAACGAGTCCACCCTCGACACGGTCAAGGAGGGCGACAAGATCTCGGAGTACGACGCGATCGCCGCCCTCATGATCCCGTCGGCCAACAACATCGCGCGGCTGCTCGCGCGCTGGGACTCCGGTTCGCAGGAGGCGTTCGTCAAGAAGATGAACGACACCGCCAAGGAACTCGGCATGACCAACACGACGTACACGGACCCCTCGGGTCTGGACGCGACCACGGTCAGCACCGCCGAGGACCAGGTGAAGCTGGGCCTGAAGCTGGTCGAGATCGAGACGCTGCTCGACATCACCAAGAAGCCCAACTGGGTCGACCCGTCCGGCAAGAACTGGCGGAACTGGAACGGCCTCACCGGACCCACCGGCGCGCTCGGCATCAAGACCGGTACGACGACGAAGGCGGGCGGAAACCTGCTCTTCGCCGCCCAGAAGAAGGTCGGCAACACCAACCAGCTGATCGTCGGAGCCGTCCTCGGCCAGCACAAGCCGGCGATCATCGACACCGTGCTCGCCGCGAGCAAGGAGCTGATGCTCGCCACCCAGAAGGCACTCGACGGCGCGACCGCCGTGAAGAAGGGCCAGGTCGTGGGCTACGTCGACGACGGTCTCGGCGGCCGGACGCCGGTGGTGGCCACCGCAGACGTGCAGGCGGTCGGCTGGGCCTCGCTGACCGTGGACATCAAGCTCGCGGACGGCGGGGGCAAGCTGCCGCAGACCGCGAAGGCCGGCACCGAGGTCGGCGTGCTGACCGTCGGCGAGGGTGCCAGCCAGGTCAAGGTGCCGGTGGCGCTGAAGTCCGACCTGGCCGCGCCGGGGATCGGCAGCAAGCTGACGCGCGTCGGCTGA
- a CDS encoding MFS transporter — translation MTTAEQQGRRPEAIPPADGDGAAPAVSAIAVVAGSATPAGSAAPSTPGGARPPRGRLGAVLDGARRHPVVVATVLAGLLHVVWFFSFANSGGDLAAQDAWAEFVGRHPDSAYNLAWYGGMHPVSYSVVSPYLMHMLGVRTTMMIAGTVSAGLLALILTRCRGAVREPLWPALAGVYGLLCNALSGRVTFGLGVMFALGAVAAVFCWPRKWAERRWAKAAVAAPLAGLATAASPVAGLFLGVIAAALFLSGRRPGAYALGLAPVAVVGLSAWLFPFSGTQPMKIGSAGLPFLFGLLILFLVPRRWKTVRIASAVYALGVFLTWAIDSQVGSNVTRLVMLFGGVALLAALPYESPGYRREVPPARSRRWYAVLLAFVGLNAWITTNSVTDIVRTTPLAAWSRELAPLVDQLQKAGADRGRVEVVPASSHRESSAFPSYVNLARGWNRQADLERNPLFYDDTLTADSYRAWLERWAVHYVVLPADKPDSGGEEEAKLVRGGLPYLQQVWGDANWLLFKVQEPTDLVAGPATVVRASADQLVVDVKQPGRVLVRIPHSPWLGLVDATGKPVPPPQETFASKARGGSGDGGALRKQYANTAGCLFKAAPDETGDVWTELLAPAPGEYRVAAKYQLPRGTPCPEDLVHQTLGQPKRPAPPRP, via the coding sequence GTGACGACCGCTGAGCAGCAGGGCCGGCGCCCGGAAGCCATCCCGCCGGCCGACGGCGACGGCGCTGCTCCGGCGGTGTCCGCGATCGCCGTGGTCGCCGGGTCCGCCACGCCCGCCGGGTCCGCCGCGCCTTCCACGCCCGGAGGCGCACGGCCGCCCCGCGGCCGGCTCGGCGCCGTTCTCGACGGTGCCCGGCGCCACCCGGTGGTCGTCGCCACCGTCCTCGCCGGGCTGCTGCACGTCGTCTGGTTCTTCAGCTTCGCCAACAGCGGCGGCGACCTGGCCGCGCAGGACGCCTGGGCCGAGTTCGTCGGCCGCCATCCCGACTCGGCGTACAACCTCGCCTGGTACGGCGGCATGCACCCCGTCTCGTACAGCGTGGTCTCGCCGTACCTTATGCACATGCTCGGCGTCCGGACCACGATGATGATCGCCGGCACCGTCTCGGCCGGGCTCCTCGCGCTGATCCTGACCCGCTGCCGCGGGGCCGTGCGCGAGCCCCTGTGGCCCGCCCTGGCCGGGGTTTACGGCCTGCTCTGCAATGCCCTCTCGGGCCGCGTCACCTTCGGCCTCGGCGTGATGTTCGCGCTCGGCGCCGTGGCCGCCGTCTTCTGCTGGCCCCGCAAATGGGCCGAGCGGCGCTGGGCCAAGGCCGCGGTGGCGGCCCCGCTGGCCGGCCTCGCGACCGCCGCCAGCCCCGTCGCCGGGCTCTTCCTCGGGGTGATCGCGGCCGCGCTGTTCCTGAGCGGGCGGCGCCCGGGCGCGTACGCGCTGGGGCTGGCCCCGGTGGCCGTGGTGGGGCTGTCGGCGTGGCTGTTCCCCTTCTCCGGGACGCAGCCGATGAAGATCGGATCGGCCGGGCTGCCGTTCCTGTTCGGGCTGCTGATCCTGTTCCTCGTACCGAGGCGGTGGAAGACCGTCCGGATCGCCTCGGCCGTCTACGCCCTCGGCGTCTTCCTCACCTGGGCGATCGACTCCCAGGTCGGCTCGAACGTCACCCGCCTGGTGATGCTGTTCGGCGGGGTCGCGCTGCTCGCGGCCCTCCCGTACGAATCCCCCGGCTACCGCCGGGAGGTGCCCCCAGCACGCTCGCGGCGCTGGTACGCGGTCCTGTTGGCCTTCGTCGGGCTGAACGCCTGGATCACCACCAACAGCGTCACCGACATCGTCCGCACCACCCCGCTGGCCGCCTGGAGCCGGGAGCTGGCCCCGCTCGTCGACCAGCTGCAGAAGGCCGGCGCCGACCGCGGCCGGGTCGAGGTGGTCCCGGCCAGCAGCCACCGCGAGTCCTCCGCCTTCCCCTCGTACGTGAACCTCGCGCGCGGCTGGAACCGGCAGGCCGACCTGGAGCGCAACCCGCTCTTCTACGACGACACCCTCACCGCCGACAGCTACCGGGCCTGGCTGGAGCGCTGGGCCGTGCACTACGTGGTGCTGCCCGCCGACAAACCCGACTCGGGCGGCGAGGAAGAGGCGAAGCTGGTGCGCGGGGGGCTCCCGTACCTCCAGCAGGTGTGGGGCGACGCGAACTGGCTGCTCTTCAAGGTCCAGGAGCCCACCGACCTGGTCGCCGGACCGGCGACCGTGGTGCGGGCGAGCGCCGACCAGCTGGTCGTCGACGTGAAGCAGCCCGGACGGGTGCTGGTGCGGATCCCGCACTCGCCGTGGCTGGGGCTGGTGGACGCGACGGGCAAGCCCGTACCGCCGCCGCAGGAGACCTTCGCTTCGAAGGCGCGGGGCGGGAGCGGGGACGGCGGCGCGCTGCGCAAGCAGTACGCGAACACGGCGGGATGCCTCTTCAAGGCAGCTCCGGACGAGACCGGGGACGTGTGGACGGAGCTGCTGGCACCGGCGCCGGGGGAGTACCGGGTGGCGGCGAAGTACCAGCTGCCGCGGGGGACGCCCTGCCCGGAGGACCTGGTGCACCAGACGCTCGGCCAGCCGAAGCGTCCGGCTCCGCCGCGCCCCTGA
- a CDS encoding ATP-binding protein, with protein MNDTQRDERSRPPLRLPAWTSTLTWKATVFITLMCCGLAALLGCLVHGAMTRQTVGAAREKALTRLERTIEAYETGGRMPRGEGIDPAGLPPELRALAVGGKRGTAVGRHRGRPVMWAAGPAAHGVAIAASVDFRASERTIVELDRAILGSSGLAIGVTLLIGAFVVTRITRRLHLTAQVARRISAGDLDARVDDSTRSKDEVAAVSRALDTMASSLQGKLEAEQRFTADVAHELRTPLTGLNAAAELLPPGRPAELVRDRVRAMRSLTEDLLEISRLETRGERLELDAHDLADLAARAIRASGTDTALEVRGAAGGAREVRGSRGSLRVDTDRRRLERILGNLVANAHSHGAAPVTLTVDGRTLTVTDSGPGYPEYVLTNGPQRFRTEGTNKGHGLGLTIAAGQARVLGATLTFRNREAGGAEARVTLPGPAGQGATAPPRRRDGLPAPGSSAPPAR; from the coding sequence ATGAACGACACGCAGCGCGACGAGCGGTCGCGGCCGCCCCTGCGGCTGCCCGCCTGGACCTCGACCCTGACCTGGAAGGCCACGGTCTTCATCACCCTCATGTGCTGCGGACTCGCGGCACTGCTGGGCTGCCTCGTGCACGGCGCCATGACCCGCCAGACCGTGGGCGCGGCCCGCGAGAAGGCGCTGACCCGGCTGGAACGGACCATCGAGGCCTACGAGACCGGCGGGCGCATGCCGCGCGGCGAAGGCATCGACCCGGCGGGCCTGCCCCCGGAGCTGCGCGCCCTGGCGGTCGGCGGCAAGCGCGGCACGGCCGTCGGCAGGCACCGGGGCCGGCCCGTGATGTGGGCGGCCGGGCCCGCCGCCCACGGCGTTGCGATAGCCGCCTCCGTGGACTTCCGCGCGAGCGAGCGGACCATCGTCGAACTGGACCGGGCCATCCTCGGCTCCTCGGGACTCGCCATCGGGGTGACCCTCCTCATCGGCGCGTTCGTCGTCACCCGGATCACCCGGCGGCTGCACCTGACCGCGCAGGTGGCCCGCCGGATCAGCGCCGGCGACCTCGACGCGCGCGTCGACGACAGCACGCGCAGCAAGGACGAGGTGGCGGCGGTCTCCCGGGCCCTGGACACCATGGCCTCCTCGCTCCAGGGCAAGCTCGAAGCGGAACAGCGGTTCACGGCGGACGTCGCCCACGAGCTCCGCACCCCGCTGACCGGCCTGAACGCAGCCGCCGAGCTCCTGCCACCGGGCCGTCCGGCCGAGCTCGTACGGGACCGGGTGCGGGCGATGCGCTCGCTGACCGAGGACCTCCTGGAGATCTCCCGGCTGGAGACGCGCGGCGAACGCCTGGAGCTGGACGCGCACGACCTGGCCGACCTGGCGGCGCGCGCGATCCGTGCCTCGGGCACCGACACGGCCCTGGAGGTGCGCGGGGCGGCGGGCGGGGCGCGCGAGGTGCGCGGCTCGCGCGGATCCCTGCGGGTGGACACGGACCGGCGGCGCCTGGAGCGGATCCTGGGCAACCTCGTGGCCAACGCGCACAGCCACGGCGCGGCCCCGGTCACGCTCACGGTCGACGGCCGGACCCTGACCGTGACGGACTCGGGCCCCGGCTATCCGGAGTACGTGCTGACCAACGGGCCGCAGCGGTTCCGTACGGAGGGCACGAACAAGGGCCACGGGCTGGGCCTGACCATCGCGGCCGGCCAGGCCCGGGTCCTCGGCGCCACCCTCACCTTCCGCAACCGGGAGGCGGGCGGCGCCGAGGCCCGCGTCACGCTTCCAGGGCCCGCAGGACAGGGAGCAACTGCGCCTCCTCGCCGTCGAGATGGGCTTCCAGCTCCCGGCTCATCCGCTCCACCCGCTCGCTGA
- a CDS encoding nitroreductase/quinone reductase family protein, with protein sequence MSSFNRTIIEEFRANAGQVGGPFEGSELILLTTTGARSAKPHTVPLGFAREDGGGDGGKELFVVASAAGADRHPAWYHNLLARPLVEVETGRDTYEAVAVPAQGARRDELFARIVRAEPGYGEYQARTRRVIPVVALQRTHEVPAREGGIAGKLLDVHGWLRAQLALVRELAREEPRGAGAASLGLQLRQHCLAFCHSLEFHHRSEDAGLFPYLEQQHPHMREFFRRVGAEHRAIARLQEELVRALDAPGVGFSERVERMSRELEAHLDGEEAQLLPVLRALEA encoded by the coding sequence GTGTCATCGTTCAATCGCACCATCATCGAAGAGTTCAGGGCGAACGCCGGCCAGGTCGGCGGGCCCTTCGAAGGTTCCGAGCTGATCCTGCTCACCACCACCGGCGCCAGGTCCGCGAAGCCGCACACCGTTCCGCTCGGGTTCGCCCGCGAGGACGGCGGCGGGGACGGCGGCAAAGAGCTGTTCGTCGTCGCGTCCGCCGCCGGGGCCGACCGGCATCCCGCCTGGTACCACAACCTGCTCGCGCGGCCCCTCGTGGAGGTCGAGACCGGGAGGGACACGTACGAGGCCGTCGCCGTCCCCGCCCAAGGGGCGCGGCGGGACGAGCTGTTCGCGCGGATCGTCCGTGCGGAGCCCGGGTACGGGGAGTACCAGGCGCGCACCCGGCGGGTGATCCCCGTCGTCGCGCTCCAGCGCACGCACGAGGTCCCGGCCCGGGAGGGCGGGATCGCCGGGAAGCTGCTCGACGTGCACGGCTGGCTGCGGGCGCAGCTGGCCCTCGTACGGGAACTCGCGCGCGAGGAGCCGCGGGGCGCCGGGGCGGCTTCGCTCGGGCTGCAACTGCGCCAGCACTGCCTCGCGTTCTGCCATTCGCTGGAGTTCCACCACCGGAGCGAGGACGCCGGCCTCTTCCCGTACCTGGAGCAACAGCATCCGCACATGCGGGAGTTCTTCCGCCGGGTGGGCGCCGAGCACCGCGCCATCGCCCGGCTCCAGGAGGAGTTGGTACGCGCCCTGGACGCGCCCGGCGTCGGATTCAGCGAGCGGGTGGAGCGGATGAGCCGGGAGCTGGAAGCCCATCTCGACGGCGAGGAGGCGCAGTTGCTCCCTGTCCTGCGGGCCCTGGAAGCGTGA
- a CDS encoding FAD-binding oxidoreductase, translating to MNDFSRRKLLKATAVAGAGAVVAQGVTTAEAHGASAVSEPPKHTKCPPAKLTGRIVRPDNAGYTEARLGWDQLFSHYPLVIVFAQNTQDVVNALTWSRQNDVAVRVRSGRHSLEGWSNVDNGLVIDISELKSVHIDSAARIATVGAGLSQLEAVTTLAEQNFAVTTGTEGTVGLSGATLGGGFGFLTRWLGMACDSLIGAEIVVAEGDECAKVVKVDLRHNGDLLWALRGAGNGNFGIVTSLTYKVAPLKSVTYVQATWDGIGDLRRLFDTYQRTAPYLDDRLGTQLEIHRNQIFLFGVLAEGTPAEAKKLLDPLLSIDSPQVTVQVGNWGDVYAGFQIPTADEPANWKFYSQFTRKPFPSKAIDVIVSFMQNAPTDDSNFFAQAFGGAVRKTPRGGAAFPHRDALFYSEPGAGWGTRSDEPGVCDPLTPQAQAWIAEFSLALRPYVDGAYVNVPNVGMQDWETAYWGSNFDRLRTIKAEYDPHNVFKYEQSIPPAS from the coding sequence ATGAATGATTTTTCCCGTCGCAAACTACTCAAGGCGACCGCGGTCGCCGGTGCCGGCGCGGTCGTCGCGCAAGGCGTCACGACCGCGGAGGCCCACGGTGCGAGCGCCGTGAGCGAGCCCCCCAAGCACACGAAGTGCCCGCCGGCGAAGCTGACCGGCCGCATCGTCCGCCCCGACAACGCCGGGTACACGGAAGCCCGCCTCGGCTGGGACCAGCTCTTCTCCCACTACCCGCTGGTCATCGTCTTCGCCCAGAACACCCAGGACGTGGTCAACGCCCTGACGTGGTCCCGGCAGAACGACGTCGCGGTACGGGTCCGGAGCGGCCGCCACAGCCTTGAGGGCTGGTCGAACGTCGACAACGGTCTCGTGATCGACATCAGCGAGCTGAAGTCGGTCCACATCGACAGCGCCGCCCGTATCGCGACGGTCGGCGCCGGACTCAGCCAGCTGGAAGCGGTGACCACGCTCGCGGAGCAGAACTTCGCGGTGACGACGGGGACCGAAGGCACCGTGGGCCTGTCCGGGGCGACGCTCGGCGGTGGCTTCGGCTTCCTCACCCGCTGGCTCGGCATGGCCTGCGACAGCCTGATCGGTGCGGAGATCGTGGTTGCGGAAGGCGACGAGTGCGCCAAGGTGGTCAAGGTCGACCTGCGCCACAACGGGGACCTGCTCTGGGCGCTGCGCGGAGCGGGCAACGGCAACTTCGGGATCGTCACCTCACTCACCTACAAAGTGGCCCCGCTGAAGAGCGTCACGTACGTACAGGCCACCTGGGACGGAATCGGCGACCTGCGCAGGCTCTTCGACACCTATCAGCGCACTGCGCCGTACCTCGACGACCGCCTCGGCACCCAGCTCGAAATCCACCGGAACCAGATCTTCCTGTTCGGGGTCCTCGCGGAAGGAACGCCCGCGGAGGCGAAGAAGCTGCTGGACCCGCTCCTGTCGATCGACAGCCCGCAAGTGACGGTGCAGGTGGGGAACTGGGGCGACGTGTATGCCGGCTTCCAGATCCCGACCGCGGACGAACCCGCGAACTGGAAGTTCTACTCCCAGTTCACCAGAAAGCCGTTCCCGAGCAAGGCGATCGATGTGATCGTCTCGTTCATGCAGAACGCGCCCACGGACGACAGCAACTTCTTCGCGCAGGCGTTCGGCGGGGCGGTCAGGAAGACCCCCCGTGGCGGCGCCGCGTTCCCGCACCGCGACGCGCTCTTCTACTCCGAGCCCGGTGCCGGCTGGGGCACCCGCTCCGACGAGCCGGGCGTCTGCGACCCGCTCACCCCGCAGGCCCAGGCCTGGATCGCCGAATTCAGCCTGGCCCTGCGCCCCTACGTGGACGGCGCCTACGTCAACGTGCCGAACGTGGGCATGCAGGACTGGGAGACCGCCTACTGGGGATCCAACTTCGACCGACTGCGCACGATCAAGGCGGAGTACGACCCGCACAACGTCTTCAAGTACGAGCAGAGCATTCCGCCCGCGTCCTGA